A window from Primulina huaijiensis isolate GDHJ02 chromosome 13, ASM1229523v2, whole genome shotgun sequence encodes these proteins:
- the LOC140991484 gene encoding uncharacterized protein isoform X2: MPGNEFGDRVHNFFAQDNTFQVQPESLVVEGNWPVLSNNFLIGSQRQAEALHSNNKTYNIQDPDIDRGQGSYPFHVTQGLNFAQSNVRADFSKSQSLNEQPNLNGYMFGNQFHLSRQNAANFLAVDTDSETHHVITSRGFSVHELQQGSGIENGAKTSLRSETSVPSVSLDLFGGQQQMSQHQSSMLQPVQHQHPGINNMQQQQQQLMIRKMQDLQRQQQFHPLEIRQQNHINQVPAFIKQASGSHSTPIDGNPVSDLQQYPWTTEVGTNWMNRGSLSMQGPQTGLVFPPNLGQTQHLVDLVSQPVDQSLYGIPVSGSRGLNANQYPHKVNDRSPILPMSTPSNTLQGSHNFFADQVGVNDDDSTARQKFQNENIVGHTSSQSLFTGPINMGSLQQVNSIQRNALQDFLGRQELTIRPETPSEKSMRPAVTSSDEVALDPAEEKILFGSDDNIFAAFGNAANMSGESGNLFDNGETLNGFPSIHSGSWSALMQSAVAETSSNDVVPQEEWSGLIFHNVNGSSANQSPSVLNNNVKRQSSLVDKTRMPSAPSPGSIPHSGDSNANNVTGFNLLGHRFLNEPGQRVPNEVPERIISLEEANKWSNYNPPQKSLAEDSQIYRDASQRSPEAGMSAMKISSPWVHQQSGSQQQSNGRNTPVAIPTGGDRGLNVHQAEKLPQNSKSNQLRVIQGEAVGGSLWKSNSVSRSATELGHAKPTIGNPETNKVTLSLNDAAPVANSYSVGVADETNPFFHDSHKINQWKNSNSSTIYQGGKDLGRTPHQAIEQNQGLDSFSCEKEEVPRREMENYDMRENSNDSHHSNLSGHNCGGFRETGSGASDSKSFPPANQKSTNQLFRKVSVPRKFQYHPMGNSDKDAEPSYHLKQSTNLQAMSQPNSYLDQSNFLVQYPINSKVNEKGQGQSSELQKHNKVTNEEPPHGGLPGYAPTMSVSYSRAFDSFSPNTVSSSGQNMLELLPKVDQSRGHDDTMYLSSEGKVSPQLPDAGKVDGTAGFFQQNQSSVYQGFGLQLGPPSLQRGQIPDHSASQKAQNTVSSVPISHATTEMGERGQRMVPTSTTQSLNFPNGEFQAEFKNKRPAVPPRHAGSDERHRNFQEAFSSGPPHLSQLQNQQVMRSSGKINMNQDVDSSFSSDVSNNMQRGSTETVLPDTPGDIKKANVMSTRGMTQQAGPNDSVHERGPASTASGRDPFHASQHFSMHGISHQGSPLNALHNLTTNVYTNQHSLSSQYQKASSQFPDITQPNTGEPSSAPLSQGSMNVCKVRDLPSDLRSIYVNSPGIVDGEEQRSKESAGQSLSSVRVDPSNKNHSDDSPANLSSTQKNIEAFGRSLKPNSFSHQNHASQNQINALKDAGADPSCGVSKRMKGPGDCLDVVASTVGQQNDHGLVLGDSLGSSTGVPSDDLRMPSFLLSADGLHINPSQQGNVAPQDILSRGANVSHSNSSTDYTTSVRAEYPEVSPQMAPSWFNQFGTFKNGQMLHSYNAHKLIPSKSGELGKSLSVMNTLGSEEKGTNAPTDACEVYTTHQTSTSTFVNVPLSSGRSYELNATDQNLVISRPKKRKTATSQLQPWHKEIADGSQNLSTLSVAETVWSQVANRVREKVDDDPELIEDGPPFLRSKRRLILTTQLMQQLFYPPPAGILSADASFKCESVAYAVSRTVLGNVCSAVFCSSGLDLPRDGVELLSAKGKSSERNVDQYSGKVMQCLMGRLGKLENDFLRLEKSSSIFDVRMECQDLEKFSVINRLAKFHGRGQTDVSDTAPSHKPLPQRYVAAIPMPKSLPDRVQCLSL; the protein is encoded by the exons ATGCCTGGCAACGAATTTGGAGACAGGGTTCACAATTTTTTTGCGCAAGACAATACATTTCAGGTCCAGCCTGAATCACTAGTGGTCGAAGGGAATTGGCCAGTGTTGAGCAACAATTTTTTGATTGGCAGCCAGAGACAAGCCGAAGCACTACATTCGAATAACAAGACTTATAATATACAAGATCCAG ACATTGATAGAGGGCAAGGAAGCTACCCTTTCCATGTGACGCAGGGCTTGAACTTTGCTCAATCAAATGTGAGGGCTGATTTTAGTAAAAGTCAGTCCCTAAATGAGCAGCCAAATTTGAATGGCTACATGTTTGGAAATCAGTTTCACCTTTCTAGACAGAATGCAGCAAACTTTTTGGCAGTGGATACAGATTCTGAAACACATCATGTGATAACCTCAAGAGGATTTTCTGTTCATGAACTACAGCAAGGGAGTGGAATCGAAAATGGGGCAAAAACTTCGCTTAGATCAGAAACATCTGTGCCTTCTGTAAGTTTGGATCTATTTGGTGGTCAGCAGCAGATGAGCCAACATCAATCAAGCATGTTACAGCCAGTACAGCACCAGCATCCTGGTATCAATAACATGCAGCAACAGCAACAACAGCTCATGATCAGGAAAATGCAAGATCTACAAAGGCAGCAACAATTCCATCCCCTTGAGATTAGGCAACAGAATCATATTAATCAGGTTCCGGCCTTTATTAAACAAGCATCTGGCAGCCACTCCACTCCTATTGATGGCAATCCAGTTTCTGATTTACAGCAGTATCCCTGGACAACTGAAGTTGGTACAAACTGGATGAACCGTGGTTCTCTGTCCATGCAAGGACCTCAAACTGGACTAGTTTTCCCTCCGAACCTTGGCCAGACTCAGCATTTAGTGGATTTGGTGTCTCAACCTGTTGATCAATCACTTTATGGGATTCCTGTTTCTGGTTCAAGGGGTTTGAATGCAAACCAATATCCTCACAAGGTGAATGATAGATCTCCAATTCTGCCAATGTCAACCCCTAGCAATACTCTTCAGGGTAGTCATAACTTTTTTGCGGATCAGGTTggtgtaaatgatgatgattcCACTGCGAGACAAAAATTTCAGAATGAAAATATTGTTGGACATACTTCTAGTCAATCTTTATTTACTGGACCGATAAATATGGGCAGTCTGCAGCAAGTGAATTCCATCCAAAGAAATGCTCTTCAGGACTTTCTGGGGAGGCAGGAGCTAACGATTCGACCTGAGACCCCGAGTGAAAAATCTATGAGGCCAGCTGTTACATCCAGCGATGAGGTTGCCCTAGATCCAGCTGAAGAAAAGATTTTGTTTGGTTCAGATGATAACATATTTGCTGCCTTTGGTAATGCTGCTAACATGTCTGGAGAATCTGGCAATTTGTTTGACAATGGTGAAACTTTGAATGGTTTTCCTTCTATTCATAGTGGCAGCTGGAGTGCTCTTATGCAGTCAGCTGTTGCAGAAACTTCTAGCAATGATGTGGTTCCCCAGGAGGAGTGGAGTGGTCTGATTTTCCACAATGTTAATGGTTCCTCAGCAAATCAGTCCCCTTCAGTTCTCAACAACAATGTTAAACGACAATCATCTTTGGTTGATAAAACGCGAATGCCTTCAGCACCTAGTCCTGGATCTATTCCCCATTCTGGTGATAGCAATGCAAATAATGTCACAGGATTCAATCTCCTTGGACACAGGTTTCTGAATGAGCCTGGTCAAAGAGTGCCAAATGAGGTGCCTGAAAGAATTATTTCGTTGGAAGAAGCTAACAAATGGTCTAACTATAATCCACCACAAAAATCACTCGCTGAAGATAGTCAAATCTATAGAGATGCCTCTCAACGTTCTCCCGAAGCTGGGATGAGCGCTATGAAAATCTCCTCACCTTGGGTGCATCAACAGAGTGGTTCTCAACAACAATCAAACGGTAGGAATACTCCCGTAGCTATACCAACTGGAGGAGATAGAGGGTTAAATGTTCATCAGGCAGAGAAGTTGCCTCAGAATTCAAAAAGTAATCAATTGAGGGTGATACAAGGAGAAGCTGTTGGAGGTTCTTTATGGAAGTCAAATTCTGTTTCTAGATCTGCTACTGAATTGGGTCATGCTAAACCAACAATTGGAAATCCAGAAACAAATAAAGTTACACTGAGTTTAAATGATGCTGCTCCAGTTGCTAACTCATACAGTGTGGGGGTAGCTGATGAAACCAATCCATTTTTTCATGACAGTCATAAAATTAATCAGTGGAAGAATAGCAATTCTTCTACAATTTACCAAGGGGGTAAAGATTTGGGAAGAACGCCGCACCAGGCTATTGAACAAAATCAGGGTTTGGACTCTTTTAGCTGCGAAAAGGAGGAAGTTCCAAGACGCGAGATGGAAAATTATGACATGAGGGAAAATTCTAATGATAGCCATCACTCCAACTTGTCTGGGCACAATTGTGGTGGCTTCAGAGAGACTGGATCAGGTGCAAGTGATTCAAAATCTTTTCCCCCTGCGAATCAAAAGTCAACCAATCAGTTATTTAGGAAAGTTTCTGTTCCTCGTAAATTTCAGTATCATCCTATGGGGAATTCGGATAAGGATGCAGAACCTTCCTATCACCTGAAACAATCTACCAATTTACAGGCCATGTCGCAACCAAATTCCTATCTTGACCAGTCAAATTTTTTGGTTCAGTACCCAATAAATTCTAAAGTAAATGAAAAG GGGCAAGGGCAATCTTCCGAGCTTCAAAAACACAATAAAGTGACGAATGAAGAACCACCTCATGGTGGTTTACCTGGTTATGCACCAACGATGTCTGTTTCCTACAGTCGAGCCTTTGATTCATTCTCCCCAAACACAGTCTCTTCGTCAGG CCAAAACATGCTGGAGCTTCTTCCCAAGGTTGATCAATCTAGGGGTCATGATGACACGATGTACTTAAGTTCTGAGGGTAAGGTATCCCCTCAGTTACCTGATGCAGGAAAAGTTGATGGGACTGCTGGTTTCTTTCAGCAAAATCAATCTTCTGTTTATCAAGGTTTTGGATTGCAACTTGGTCCTCCATCCCTTCAGCGGGGACAGATTCCTGACCACTCAGCTTCCCAAAAAGCTCAAAACACGGTTAGCTCAGTGCCTATTAGTCATGCTACAACAGAAATGGGAGAGAGAGGCCAACGGATGGTCCCTACATCTACAACTCAATCTTTGAATTTTCCTAATGGTGAATTCCAAGCtgagtttaaaaataaaagaccTGCAGTACCTCCACGACATGCTGGGAGCGATGAGAGACATCGAAACTTTCAAGAAGCATTTAGTTCAGGTCCTCCACACTTGAGTCAACTTCAAAATCAGCAAGTAATGAGGTCAAGTGGAAAAATCAATATGAATCAGGATGTCGACTCATCTTTCAGCAGCGATGTTTCAAACAATATGCAAAGAGGATCCACGGAGACAGTTTTGCCGGATACTCCTGGAGATATTAAAAAAGCTAATGTTATGTCGACGCGGGGTATGACCCAACAGGCTGGTCCTAATGATTCAGTACATGAACGAGGTCCAGCTTCAACTGCATCAGGCAGGGATCCATTTCATGCTTCTCAGCATTTTAGTATGCATGGTATATCTCATCAGGGAAGTCCCCTCAATGCATTACATAATTTAACGACCAATGTCTATACCAATCAACATTCTTTGAGCTCACAGTACCAGAAAGCATCGTCACAATTTCCAGACATAACCCAACCAAATACTGGGGAACCAAGTTCTGCTCCCCTGTCTCAAGGCAGTATGAATGTTTGCAAAGTGCGTGATCTGCCTTCGGACTTAAGATCAATATATGTGAATTCTCCTGGTATTGTTGATGGGGAAGAGCAAAGGTCGAAGGAAAGTGCTGGACAGTCATTGTCATCAGTCAGAGTTGACCCGTCCAACAAGAATCATTCCGATGATTCTCCTGCTAATTTGTCTTCAACACAGAAAAATATTGAAGCCTTTGGTCGATCCCTGAAACCTAATTCCTTCTCTCatcaaaatcatgcatcacAGAACCAAATTAATGCCTTGAAGGATGCAGGGGCTGATCCTAGCTGTGGGGTCTCAAAGAGAATGAAAGGACCTGGTGACTGCTTAGATGTAGTAGCTTCGACAGTTGGGCAGCAAAATGATCACGGTCTTGTACTTGGAGATTCTTTGGGTTCAAGTACTGGAGTTCCTTCTGATGATTTAAGGATGCCGAGTTTCCTTTTATCAGCCGATGGCTTGCACATAAACCCTTCGCAGCAGGGAAACGTAGCCCCACAGGATATTTTGTCACGTGGTGCAAATGTGTCTCATAGCAACTCTTCTACTGATTATACCACTTCAGTTAGAGCTGAGTATCCTGAGGTTAGCCCACAGATGGCACCATCCTGGTTCAATCAGTTCGGTACTTTTAAAAATGGGCAAATGTTGCACAGTTATAATGCGCATAAATTGATCCCCTCAAAGTCAGGAGAACTTGGAAAGTCTCTGAGTGTAATGAATACCCTTGGCTCAGAGGAGAAAGGTACCAATGCCCCCACAGATGCATGTGAGGTTTATACGACCCATCAAACGTCTACCTCTACATTTGTAAACGTGCCTTTGTCGTCTGGTCGCTCATATGAACTGAATGCCACTGATCAAAATCTTGTGATATCGAGACCTAAGAAGCGTAAGACTGCTACTTCTCAGCTTCAACCTTGGCACAAAGAAATAGCAGATGGTTCACAAAATCTTTCGACTCTCAG TGTGGCAGAAACAGTGTGGAGTCAAGTGGCAAATCGTGTAAGGGAAAAG GTTGATGATGATCCTGAATTGATTGAAGATGGACCTCCTTTTCTTAGATCTAAAAGAAGGCTTATCTTGACAACTCAGCTAATGCAGCAGTTATTTTACCCTCCACCAGCAGGCATCCTGTCTGCTGATGCTAGTTTTAAATGTGAGAGTGTGGCTTATGCTGTCTCCAGAACCGTGCTGGGAAATGTCTGCAGCGCGGTTTTTTGCTCAAGTGGTTTGGACTTACCCCGTGACGGCGTGGAACT ACTTTCCGCTAAGGGTAAATCATCGGAGAGAAATGTTGATCAGTATTCTGGAAAAGTTATGCAATGTTTGATGGGTAGATTGGGGAAGCTGGAAAATGATTTCCTGAG ACTGGAGAAAAGTTCATCAATATTCGATGTGAGAATGGAATGCCAGGATTTGGAGAAATTTTCTGTCATCAACCGACTAGCTAAATTTCATGGTCGAGGGCAAACTGATGTATCTGATACAGCTCCTTCTCACAAACCATTGCCACAAAGATACGTAGCCGCTATCCCCATGCCCAAAAGTCTCCCAGACAGGGTACAATGCCTATCACTGTAG
- the LOC140991484 gene encoding uncharacterized protein isoform X1: protein MPGNEFGDRVHNFFAQDNTFQVQPESLVVEGNWPVLSNNFLIGSQRQAEALHSNNKTYNIQDPDIDRGQGSYPFHVTQGLNFAQSNVRADFSKSQSLNEQPNLNGYMFGNQFHLSRQNAANFLAVDTDSETHHVITSRGFSVHELQQGSGIENGAKTSLRSETSVPSVSLDLFGGQQQMSQHQSSMLQPVQHQHPGINNMQQQQQQLMIRKMQDLQRQQQFHPLEIRQQNHINQVPAFIKQASGSHSTPIDGNPVSDLQQYPWTTEVGTNWMNRGSLSMQGPQTGLVFPPNLGQTQHLVDLVSQPVDQSLYGIPVSGSRGLNANQYPHKVNDRSPILPMSTPSNTLQGSHNFFADQVGVNDDDSTARQKFQNENIVGHTSSQSLFTGPINMGSLQQVNSIQRNALQDFLGRQELTIRPETPSEKSMRPAVTSSDEVALDPAEEKILFGSDDNIFAAFGNAANMSGESGNLFDNGETLNGFPSIHSGSWSALMQSAVAETSSNDVVPQEEWSGLIFHNVNGSSANQSPSVLNNNVKRQSSLVDKTRMPSAPSPGSIPHSGDSNANNVTGFNLLGHRFLNEPGQRVPNEVPERIISLEEANKWSNYNPPQKSLAEDSQIYRDASQRSPEAGMSAMKISSPWVHQQSGSQQQSNGRNTPVAIPTGGDRGLNVHQAEKLPQNSKSNQLRVIQGEAVGGSLWKSNSVSRSATELGHAKPTIGNPETNKVTLSLNDAAPVANSYSVGVADETNPFFHDSHKINQWKNSNSSTIYQGGKDLGRTPHQAIEQNQGLDSFSCEKEEVPRREMENYDMRENSNDSHHSNLSGHNCGGFRETGSGASDSKSFPPANQKSTNQLFRKVSVPRKFQYHPMGNSDKDAEPSYHLKQSTNLQAMSQPNSYLDQSNFLVQYPINSKVNEKGQGQSSELQKHNKVTNEEPPHGGLPGYAPTMSVSYSRAFDSFSPNTVSSSGQNMLELLPKVDQSRGHDDTMYLSSEGKVSPQLPDAGKVDGTAGFFQQNQSSVYQGFGLQLGPPSLQRGQIPDHSASQKAQNTVSSVPISHATTEMGERGQRMVPTSTTQSLNFPNGEFQAEFKNKRPAVPPRHAGSDERHRNFQEAFSSGPPHLSQLQNQQVMRSSGKINMNQDVDSSFSSDVSNNMQRGSTETVLPDTPGDIKKANVMSTRGMTQQAGPNDSVHERGPASTASGRDPFHASQHFSMHGISHQGSPLNALHNLTTNVYTNQHSLSSQYQKASSQFPDITQPNTGEPSSAPLSQGSMNVCKVRDLPSDLRSIYVNSPGIVDGEEQRSKESAGQSLSSVRVDPSNKNHSDDSPANLSSTQKNIEAFGRSLKPNSFSHQNHASQNQINALKDAGADPSCGVSKRMKGPGDCLDVVASTVGQQNDHGLVLGDSLGSSTGVPSDDLRMPSFLLSADGLHINPSQQGNVAPQDILSRGANVSHSNSSTDYTTSVRAEYPEVSPQMAPSWFNQFGTFKNGQMLHSYNAHKLIPSKSGELGKSLSVMNTLGSEEKGTNAPTDACEVYTTHQTSTSTFVNVPLSSGRSYELNATDQNLVISRPKKRKTATSQLQPWHKEIADGSQNLSTLRCVAETVWSQVANRVREKVDDDPELIEDGPPFLRSKRRLILTTQLMQQLFYPPPAGILSADASFKCESVAYAVSRTVLGNVCSAVFCSSGLDLPRDGVELLSAKGKSSERNVDQYSGKVMQCLMGRLGKLENDFLRLEKSSSIFDVRMECQDLEKFSVINRLAKFHGRGQTDVSDTAPSHKPLPQRYVAAIPMPKSLPDRVQCLSL from the exons ATGCCTGGCAACGAATTTGGAGACAGGGTTCACAATTTTTTTGCGCAAGACAATACATTTCAGGTCCAGCCTGAATCACTAGTGGTCGAAGGGAATTGGCCAGTGTTGAGCAACAATTTTTTGATTGGCAGCCAGAGACAAGCCGAAGCACTACATTCGAATAACAAGACTTATAATATACAAGATCCAG ACATTGATAGAGGGCAAGGAAGCTACCCTTTCCATGTGACGCAGGGCTTGAACTTTGCTCAATCAAATGTGAGGGCTGATTTTAGTAAAAGTCAGTCCCTAAATGAGCAGCCAAATTTGAATGGCTACATGTTTGGAAATCAGTTTCACCTTTCTAGACAGAATGCAGCAAACTTTTTGGCAGTGGATACAGATTCTGAAACACATCATGTGATAACCTCAAGAGGATTTTCTGTTCATGAACTACAGCAAGGGAGTGGAATCGAAAATGGGGCAAAAACTTCGCTTAGATCAGAAACATCTGTGCCTTCTGTAAGTTTGGATCTATTTGGTGGTCAGCAGCAGATGAGCCAACATCAATCAAGCATGTTACAGCCAGTACAGCACCAGCATCCTGGTATCAATAACATGCAGCAACAGCAACAACAGCTCATGATCAGGAAAATGCAAGATCTACAAAGGCAGCAACAATTCCATCCCCTTGAGATTAGGCAACAGAATCATATTAATCAGGTTCCGGCCTTTATTAAACAAGCATCTGGCAGCCACTCCACTCCTATTGATGGCAATCCAGTTTCTGATTTACAGCAGTATCCCTGGACAACTGAAGTTGGTACAAACTGGATGAACCGTGGTTCTCTGTCCATGCAAGGACCTCAAACTGGACTAGTTTTCCCTCCGAACCTTGGCCAGACTCAGCATTTAGTGGATTTGGTGTCTCAACCTGTTGATCAATCACTTTATGGGATTCCTGTTTCTGGTTCAAGGGGTTTGAATGCAAACCAATATCCTCACAAGGTGAATGATAGATCTCCAATTCTGCCAATGTCAACCCCTAGCAATACTCTTCAGGGTAGTCATAACTTTTTTGCGGATCAGGTTggtgtaaatgatgatgattcCACTGCGAGACAAAAATTTCAGAATGAAAATATTGTTGGACATACTTCTAGTCAATCTTTATTTACTGGACCGATAAATATGGGCAGTCTGCAGCAAGTGAATTCCATCCAAAGAAATGCTCTTCAGGACTTTCTGGGGAGGCAGGAGCTAACGATTCGACCTGAGACCCCGAGTGAAAAATCTATGAGGCCAGCTGTTACATCCAGCGATGAGGTTGCCCTAGATCCAGCTGAAGAAAAGATTTTGTTTGGTTCAGATGATAACATATTTGCTGCCTTTGGTAATGCTGCTAACATGTCTGGAGAATCTGGCAATTTGTTTGACAATGGTGAAACTTTGAATGGTTTTCCTTCTATTCATAGTGGCAGCTGGAGTGCTCTTATGCAGTCAGCTGTTGCAGAAACTTCTAGCAATGATGTGGTTCCCCAGGAGGAGTGGAGTGGTCTGATTTTCCACAATGTTAATGGTTCCTCAGCAAATCAGTCCCCTTCAGTTCTCAACAACAATGTTAAACGACAATCATCTTTGGTTGATAAAACGCGAATGCCTTCAGCACCTAGTCCTGGATCTATTCCCCATTCTGGTGATAGCAATGCAAATAATGTCACAGGATTCAATCTCCTTGGACACAGGTTTCTGAATGAGCCTGGTCAAAGAGTGCCAAATGAGGTGCCTGAAAGAATTATTTCGTTGGAAGAAGCTAACAAATGGTCTAACTATAATCCACCACAAAAATCACTCGCTGAAGATAGTCAAATCTATAGAGATGCCTCTCAACGTTCTCCCGAAGCTGGGATGAGCGCTATGAAAATCTCCTCACCTTGGGTGCATCAACAGAGTGGTTCTCAACAACAATCAAACGGTAGGAATACTCCCGTAGCTATACCAACTGGAGGAGATAGAGGGTTAAATGTTCATCAGGCAGAGAAGTTGCCTCAGAATTCAAAAAGTAATCAATTGAGGGTGATACAAGGAGAAGCTGTTGGAGGTTCTTTATGGAAGTCAAATTCTGTTTCTAGATCTGCTACTGAATTGGGTCATGCTAAACCAACAATTGGAAATCCAGAAACAAATAAAGTTACACTGAGTTTAAATGATGCTGCTCCAGTTGCTAACTCATACAGTGTGGGGGTAGCTGATGAAACCAATCCATTTTTTCATGACAGTCATAAAATTAATCAGTGGAAGAATAGCAATTCTTCTACAATTTACCAAGGGGGTAAAGATTTGGGAAGAACGCCGCACCAGGCTATTGAACAAAATCAGGGTTTGGACTCTTTTAGCTGCGAAAAGGAGGAAGTTCCAAGACGCGAGATGGAAAATTATGACATGAGGGAAAATTCTAATGATAGCCATCACTCCAACTTGTCTGGGCACAATTGTGGTGGCTTCAGAGAGACTGGATCAGGTGCAAGTGATTCAAAATCTTTTCCCCCTGCGAATCAAAAGTCAACCAATCAGTTATTTAGGAAAGTTTCTGTTCCTCGTAAATTTCAGTATCATCCTATGGGGAATTCGGATAAGGATGCAGAACCTTCCTATCACCTGAAACAATCTACCAATTTACAGGCCATGTCGCAACCAAATTCCTATCTTGACCAGTCAAATTTTTTGGTTCAGTACCCAATAAATTCTAAAGTAAATGAAAAG GGGCAAGGGCAATCTTCCGAGCTTCAAAAACACAATAAAGTGACGAATGAAGAACCACCTCATGGTGGTTTACCTGGTTATGCACCAACGATGTCTGTTTCCTACAGTCGAGCCTTTGATTCATTCTCCCCAAACACAGTCTCTTCGTCAGG CCAAAACATGCTGGAGCTTCTTCCCAAGGTTGATCAATCTAGGGGTCATGATGACACGATGTACTTAAGTTCTGAGGGTAAGGTATCCCCTCAGTTACCTGATGCAGGAAAAGTTGATGGGACTGCTGGTTTCTTTCAGCAAAATCAATCTTCTGTTTATCAAGGTTTTGGATTGCAACTTGGTCCTCCATCCCTTCAGCGGGGACAGATTCCTGACCACTCAGCTTCCCAAAAAGCTCAAAACACGGTTAGCTCAGTGCCTATTAGTCATGCTACAACAGAAATGGGAGAGAGAGGCCAACGGATGGTCCCTACATCTACAACTCAATCTTTGAATTTTCCTAATGGTGAATTCCAAGCtgagtttaaaaataaaagaccTGCAGTACCTCCACGACATGCTGGGAGCGATGAGAGACATCGAAACTTTCAAGAAGCATTTAGTTCAGGTCCTCCACACTTGAGTCAACTTCAAAATCAGCAAGTAATGAGGTCAAGTGGAAAAATCAATATGAATCAGGATGTCGACTCATCTTTCAGCAGCGATGTTTCAAACAATATGCAAAGAGGATCCACGGAGACAGTTTTGCCGGATACTCCTGGAGATATTAAAAAAGCTAATGTTATGTCGACGCGGGGTATGACCCAACAGGCTGGTCCTAATGATTCAGTACATGAACGAGGTCCAGCTTCAACTGCATCAGGCAGGGATCCATTTCATGCTTCTCAGCATTTTAGTATGCATGGTATATCTCATCAGGGAAGTCCCCTCAATGCATTACATAATTTAACGACCAATGTCTATACCAATCAACATTCTTTGAGCTCACAGTACCAGAAAGCATCGTCACAATTTCCAGACATAACCCAACCAAATACTGGGGAACCAAGTTCTGCTCCCCTGTCTCAAGGCAGTATGAATGTTTGCAAAGTGCGTGATCTGCCTTCGGACTTAAGATCAATATATGTGAATTCTCCTGGTATTGTTGATGGGGAAGAGCAAAGGTCGAAGGAAAGTGCTGGACAGTCATTGTCATCAGTCAGAGTTGACCCGTCCAACAAGAATCATTCCGATGATTCTCCTGCTAATTTGTCTTCAACACAGAAAAATATTGAAGCCTTTGGTCGATCCCTGAAACCTAATTCCTTCTCTCatcaaaatcatgcatcacAGAACCAAATTAATGCCTTGAAGGATGCAGGGGCTGATCCTAGCTGTGGGGTCTCAAAGAGAATGAAAGGACCTGGTGACTGCTTAGATGTAGTAGCTTCGACAGTTGGGCAGCAAAATGATCACGGTCTTGTACTTGGAGATTCTTTGGGTTCAAGTACTGGAGTTCCTTCTGATGATTTAAGGATGCCGAGTTTCCTTTTATCAGCCGATGGCTTGCACATAAACCCTTCGCAGCAGGGAAACGTAGCCCCACAGGATATTTTGTCACGTGGTGCAAATGTGTCTCATAGCAACTCTTCTACTGATTATACCACTTCAGTTAGAGCTGAGTATCCTGAGGTTAGCCCACAGATGGCACCATCCTGGTTCAATCAGTTCGGTACTTTTAAAAATGGGCAAATGTTGCACAGTTATAATGCGCATAAATTGATCCCCTCAAAGTCAGGAGAACTTGGAAAGTCTCTGAGTGTAATGAATACCCTTGGCTCAGAGGAGAAAGGTACCAATGCCCCCACAGATGCATGTGAGGTTTATACGACCCATCAAACGTCTACCTCTACATTTGTAAACGTGCCTTTGTCGTCTGGTCGCTCATATGAACTGAATGCCACTGATCAAAATCTTGTGATATCGAGACCTAAGAAGCGTAAGACTGCTACTTCTCAGCTTCAACCTTGGCACAAAGAAATAGCAGATGGTTCACAAAATCTTTCGACTCTCAGGTG TGTGGCAGAAACAGTGTGGAGTCAAGTGGCAAATCGTGTAAGGGAAAAG GTTGATGATGATCCTGAATTGATTGAAGATGGACCTCCTTTTCTTAGATCTAAAAGAAGGCTTATCTTGACAACTCAGCTAATGCAGCAGTTATTTTACCCTCCACCAGCAGGCATCCTGTCTGCTGATGCTAGTTTTAAATGTGAGAGTGTGGCTTATGCTGTCTCCAGAACCGTGCTGGGAAATGTCTGCAGCGCGGTTTTTTGCTCAAGTGGTTTGGACTTACCCCGTGACGGCGTGGAACT ACTTTCCGCTAAGGGTAAATCATCGGAGAGAAATGTTGATCAGTATTCTGGAAAAGTTATGCAATGTTTGATGGGTAGATTGGGGAAGCTGGAAAATGATTTCCTGAG ACTGGAGAAAAGTTCATCAATATTCGATGTGAGAATGGAATGCCAGGATTTGGAGAAATTTTCTGTCATCAACCGACTAGCTAAATTTCATGGTCGAGGGCAAACTGATGTATCTGATACAGCTCCTTCTCACAAACCATTGCCACAAAGATACGTAGCCGCTATCCCCATGCCCAAAAGTCTCCCAGACAGGGTACAATGCCTATCACTGTAG